Proteins encoded by one window of Microplitis mediator isolate UGA2020A chromosome 1, iyMicMedi2.1, whole genome shotgun sequence:
- the LOC130668071 gene encoding uncharacterized protein LOC130668071, with protein MRVKLFGDSDTEASLHESGDEVSDVETSSTHPVTPPSASLSLSLNTTSELSHITDTTPSISSPATPVITTTVASSSTWSTGLVSSAESGTSLPPWQTTTGIEFGRPSSVLYVPSTTTPTSAMIETLTKFMKDEFSKLHARIDRATSQRPTVTPTSSGISRFDTQWMERIDERLEDLQIVVQTNTEQVAELKTQLESLKVPPTAPELNTTMHLTAQLQQLSEQVQKSQQMISEIKLPSPEEFLHKFQAVTAKTPSITTEISCQTLPTQSAIPVEYDIGITPNNKSMISLLAQQSSACGPNPGLKIREGAYQRPSPENARFPPSSLLARRMARQELTEKEVTTLRASGAISKDIKTKIQMVTFANSLPYSQTTPAPRYEVSLPPKEAYKQFLSGLNSTLPSNSTAAATDTSQQVVIHNGIHFMDFATFCKAIEKICVTVKPRICHTELRESWTQTVTTQAQSLYITNACQNCRQRDHKIAECRLPWRPDMCHVCYQDQVTTATCFRPHDKQYKDYLRGRCQGCGIPVQLFDPHCNSCNRRYPGYKDWIAAKYSREEIEQFHRSHLRAVKKTD; from the coding sequence ATgagagtaaaattatttggcGACTCAGATACCGAGGCCTCACTCCATGAGTCTGGGGATGAAGTATCTGATGTTGAAACATCATCAACTCATCCAGTTACACCACCATCTGCTTCATTATCACTCTCATTAAATACCACATCAGAGTTGTCGCATATTACTGACACAACACCGTCAATTTCGTCACCGGCTACACCAGTGATAACAACAACCGTTGCATCATCATCAACATGGTCTACTGGGCTAGTATCATCAGCTGAGTCCGGAACTTCTTTGCCACCATGGCAAACAACAACTGGTATCGAGTTTGGTCGGCCATCATCTGTATTATATGTACCGAGTACTACTACTCCTACGTCAGCAATGATTGAGACACTTACTAAATTCATGAAAGATGAATTTAGTAAATTACATGCTCGTATTGACCGTGCCACCAGTCAACGTCCTACGGTCACGCCAACATCATCTGGGATATCAAGATTCGATACCCAGTGGATGGAGCGTATCGACGAGAGACTCGAAGATCTGCAAATAGTGGTCCAAACTAACACTGAGCAAGTAGCAGAACTCAAAACACAGTTGGAGTCCCTAAAAGTACCTCCAACTGCTCCAGAATTAAATACCACCATGCATCTTACTGCTCAGCTTCAACAGTTATCGGAGCAAGTTCAGAAAAGTCAGCAGATGATCTCTGAAATTAAGCTGCCCAGTCCAGAAGAATTTCTACATAAGTTTCAAGCCGTCACCGCCAAAACACCGTCAATTACTACTGAAATTAGTTGTCAGACGTTACCAACACAGTCTGCCATTCCAGTGGAGTATGATATTGGGATCACTCCAAATAATAAGTCGATGATATCGTTACTGGCTCAACAATCGTCAGCGTGTGGTCCAAATCCTGGACTGAAAATCCGTGAGGGCGCGTATCAACGTCCATCACCAGAAAATGCCAGATTTCCACCATCATCACTGCTTGCCCGGAGAATGGCCCGCCAAGAGTTGACTGAGAAGGAAGTAACGACACTGAGAGCTTCTGGTGCTATCTCCAAGGATATTAAGACCAAGATCCAAATGGTAACGTTCGCCAATTCGTTACCGTACTCGCAGACCACTCCAGCTCCAAGATATGAAGTCTCACTGCCACCTAAAGAGGCATACAAGCAATTCTTGTCTGGCCTCAACTCTACTCTACCATCGAACTCTACAGCAGCTGCTACGGATACATCACAACAGGTTGTAATTCACAACGGTATCCACTTCATGGATTTTGCCACCTTCTGCAAGGCTATTGAGAAGATCTGCGTCACCGTCAAGCCTCGTATATGTCACACAGAACTGAGAGAATCCTGGACACAAACAGTAACGACACAAGCTCAGTCGTTGTACATAACCAATGCGTGTCAAAACTGTCGGCAACGGGATCATAAAATTGCCGAATGTCGGTTACCATGGCGGCCTGACATGTGTCATGTGTGTTATCAGGACCAAGTTACAACGGCAACGTGCTTCCGTCCTCACGATAAACAGTATAAAGACTATCTACGGGGACGTTGTCAAGGCTGTGGTATCCCAGTCCAGCTATTTGACCCTCACTGTAATTCCTGCAACCGAAGATACCCAGGGTACAAGGATTGGATCGCAGCGAAATATAGTCGAGAAGAAATTGAGCAGTTTCATCGAAGTCATCTACGAGCTGTTAAGAAGaccgattaa